The Ensifer canadensis genomic sequence CCTCGCCGGCGTCTGCATGGACATTACCGAACGCAAGGACGCCGAGGCGCAGCGCAATCTGCTGGTTGCCGAACTCAGCCACCGTGTCAAGAACACGCTCGCGACCGTCACCTCGATCGCCCGCCAGTCCTTCGCCATGACCCCCGACCGCAAGGAGGCCGAGCAGTCGTTTCATGCGCGCATCCGGGCTCTCGCCCAGACGCATACCCGGCTCGCGGAAGCAACCTGGGCCGGCGTTTCGCTGGAAACGATCCTTTGCGATGAGCTTGCGCCCTACAAGAACGAAAACGCCGGCAACGTCTCCTTCGGCGGACCGTCAATCATGCTCTCGCCACGGCACGCTCTGGCCCTTGGCATGGCGGCCCACGAGCTTGCAACCAACGCCGCCAAGCATGGCGCGCTTTCGGTGGAAAGCGGGCATGTCGACGTCAGCTGGAGCCTGGATCGGGCCAACAAGGCGCTTCACATCGACTGGTGTGAAACCGGTGGTCCCGTAGTCGCCCCGCCTTCCAGAAACGGTTTTGGCCGGCTGCTGCTGGAACGCGTCGTCGGCTCCGACCTCGGCGCCGACGTCGAACTGGATTTTGCAAAGAGCGGTTTGAGGTACACGATCCACATGCCCTACGCCGCAGGTGCTGAACGATGAATGGCGGACAACGGAGCGTCTTTGTTGTCGAGGACGAGTATCTGCTGGCGATACAGATCCAGGACGACCTGCAGGCCGCGGGTTTCGATGTTATCGGCCCCTTCACCAGCCTGCGCAGTTCGATCGCCGCGGCAAAGCGGGAGACACCGCAGGCAGCGACGCTCGATGTCAATCTCAACGGTGAGTTCGTCTATCCCGTGGCAGACGAGTTGCTGGCCCGCGGCGTTCCGGTGCTGTTGCTGACCGGCTACGCCGCCTCCGACCTTCCCGAGCAGTATCGCAACCTTCCCCGCCTTTCCAAGCCGTTCAACAGCCGGGACCTCATCCGCACAGTTGAGGGCCTGCTGGCCGGCAAATGATGCCGACCCAACTCAGGTCGCACGCCTCTTCGCGCGCGCGGCGTATTGGAGGAACCGCAGCAGGCGATCCTCCTCGGCACGCAACAGGCTGCTTTGCCTTGGCAGCGCCTCAAGCCGCCGCAGGTTAATTTTGCTCTCGCTGTCGGCAAGGGCGATGATATCTGGGTGAACATAGCTCTTGCGGCAGACAGCCGGGGTGTTGTGCAACACGTCGGCTGCTGCCTCGCACATCCGCTTGACCGAGGGGCGCCGCCCCTCCGCCAGCGTCAGCCGCGCCTCGGCAAAAGCGGCGACGCTTCCCGCCCAGGTGCGAAATGTCTTGGCCGAGATCGGTGCACCGGAGATGTCGGCGAGATAGCGATTGAGCCGACCGGAATCGATCGGATGCAGATCACCGTTCGCGTCCCTGCTGACGAAAAGCTGGCGTCCGGGCAGGTCGGCAATATCTTCGAGCAACCGTTGCAGCCGCGGACTACGCAGCCGGCGAACGACACGCTTGCCGCCCTTGCCCATGAAGCGAAGCTCGATGCCCTCATCGCGCAGCTTGAGATGCCGTTTCAAAAGCGTCGTTGCGCCATAGGTGCCGTTTTCCTCGACATAGGTGGCGTTGCCGACGCGCAGGCTCGCCTGATCGAGCAGTGTCGAAAGGGCGGCGAGCACGGTGCGAGCATCGTCAAGCGGCCCATCCATATGGCGGCGAAGGGTCCGGCGAATTTTCGGCAGGGCAGTGGCGAAGTCGATCAACTGATCGAACTTGGCGTGATTGCGCATTTCCTGCCAGGCATCATGGTAGCGGTACTGCTTTCGCCCGCGCGCATCGAAGCCGGTCGCCTGCAGGTGGCCGTTCTGCTTGGAACAGATCCAGACACGCTCATAGGCGGGTGGCAGGCCGAGCGCTGCAATACGCGCTCGGGTGTCCGGATCCTTGAGGGTCGAGCCGTCCGGAAGGCGATAGCTGAAGCGCTTTCCCTTCCGGTAGCGCCTTATGCCCGGATCGGCGTCGGTCACGTAGATGAGGTCGGGTTCCATCGACGCGGGTGACAAGATTTACGCCACCGTCAGATCCGTCCCAGGAGCAGGAGGATCAAGAGAACGACGACCAGAACGCCGAGTATGCCCGATGGGCCATAGCCCCAGTTGGTCGAATGCGGCCAGCTCGGAAACGCACCGATCAGCAGCAGAATCAATACGATAAGCAGAATGGTTCCAAGCATGGCTCCACCTTCCCTAATGCGTTGTAACGTGTTGGGAAAATGCGGCGGAGGCGCATTGGTTCCGTCGCCCGTGCAGCAGCCAAGACGCAACGAGCCGCGACCGTCCCAGTGTGACCGCCATCGGCATGCTCCCTGCACCTCTCGTCCCGATGCGAATTGCGCAGCGTTTGGAACCGAACCGTTCTCTCGCGAATTGTAGCCAGACCACAGGTCCATCGACGAGGCAGGAACGGGACCCGAATATGCTTGATCGAACAGGTGATAAACGACAGGACTTCGATGAAGACAGCTGGTGGACCGTGCATCGCGGTGACAGTCCCGTCGTCGCTACGGCGATACACGACGGGCACGGCCTGCGCGCCGATCTGCGGTCGCTGATAGCCCTTGCCGATGAAGAGCGCCTGCGGGAAGAGGATCCCTACACCGCCTTTATCATTCAGGACTTGGTGAACCGGGTGATCGTGCATCGCTCGCGCTTCGAGGTCGATCTCAACCGTGCCCGCGACGGCGCGGTATATGTCGACCCCTTACAGGCCTGGGGGCTTACGGTCTGGCGAGACGCGCTTCCTCATGAACTTCACGAGGGCTCACTCGTCTTGCATGACGAATATTATCGCATGCTGCGATCGATGCTGCTGTCGATCGAGCGGCGGCATGGCAGCTTCGTCGTTCTGGATGTGCACAGCTACAATCATCGGCGCGGTGGGTCGACCGCCACACCCTCTGATCCCGAAGGTGCGCCCGAGATCAACATCGGCACCCATTCGATGAACCGCGACCGTTGGGCCGATGTGCTCGCGACACTGCTCGAAACCTTTCGCCGCTTCGAATTTCAGGGCAGGCGTTTCGACGTTCGCGAGAATGTCGCGTTTCAGGGGCGCGGCGAACAAACGCGTTTCATCCATGAGTACTTTCCGCAGACGGGCTGCGCGATCGCCATCGAGTTCAAGAAATTCTTCATGGACGAATGGACCGGCGAGCCGGATTTCGAGGTGCTGGAGGCATTGCGCGCGCTAGTGGCATCAACCGTGCCTGATCTCGTCAAGACGCTGGATGCGCGCCGATGAAGAGCGCAGCGACGCCAAGGGATCACAGCGCCCGGGATCATCAGGAAGCCGGGCACCGGGCACCAGATGATGTGTGGCTCGGCGAGGTGATCGCCTGCCTTGAGGCCGGCAAGGCGGTGCGGCGCGAATTTGCCGAGGGCGGGCGCCTGCACATCGACCGACCGCTGCCCTTTCTCTGCGTCTTTATCGCCGAGGCAAAGCAAGCCGTCGTGGCACGCGAGATCACCCAGTCCAACGCCTCCTACCTGATGGCACCCGACGCCGCGGCGGCTGCCGCTGTCATCGAGGCAGTCGGAAGCGCGCTTCGACAGCGTCTCGGCGCTTTCTTCGTGCTCGAATATGGCGAACTCGAACGGGACGAGGCGCCCGCCAAGGACGCGCCCTATCTGCCGCTTTTCACGATCGAAGTCACCGCTGGCGAGGACCCGGCTGCTGAGGCAGCCGCGAATGCCTTCCTCGGCTCCGTCAGCACGATCGAAGGCAAATTTCGCACCGCCCACATGGACCTGCTGTCGCCACCGCCGCAAGACGCCAACGGCAAAGCGCTGACGGCGTTCCCCCACATCAGTGTGCGATTTGCGCCGATCTATCGCGAGCCGGGCACGCGACGGATCTACCCGGAACTAAGAGAACGCCTGATTGCCAACATCTTCGATGCCGGTCTCAAGGCGCTGGCGGCAGCGACCCAATGCGCGACGGACACGCGCGTTTCGACGCACCGGGCCTTCGGCCGTAAAACCTTCGTCGAGACGGTGGCCCGCACCGACCGCGCCATAGACGAGATTGCCTCAAGTTTCGATTTCCTCCTGGCGGTAACGCCAATCAACGCCGATGCGGCCTGGGCGGAGTTTGTTTCGAGCCGATACGAAGTCGGCCCGCGGCTGCTCTATCGGCCGCTGACACTTGAAGTCGAGGCCGCAAAAAAGAAGCTTTTTTCGATCAGCTTCGAGCATCTCGAGGACCCGTTGCTCTACGCGCTCTATCGCCAGAAACAACAGGAGCTCGACCTGCAGCTTTCGATGATCTCGGCCCGCGAGAGCCGCACATTCGTCGAATTCGGCCGGGCGCTCTATGGTCCGGTGGAGGCTAAACTCCTCGACGTCGCCACCGATATCCTGGTGCAGACACAAAAGCGGACCGGCAAGCCCGGACAAAAACCGGCGGCTGACAATGTGGATTGCGACTACGTTCGCAACCGGGCGCAAACGATGGTTTCGGCCTATAAGCGGCAATATGCCGATTTCACCGCCTCGGTGGAGCTGCGCGACGACATTCCCGCCGGATTGCTGGTGTCGAGGAGCCAGCTGTTGATTTCGCGCAGCACGGCCATGAGCCGGCACCGCGTCGAGGCC encodes the following:
- a CDS encoding DNA topoisomerase IB, producing the protein MEPDLIYVTDADPGIRRYRKGKRFSYRLPDGSTLKDPDTRARIAALGLPPAYERVWICSKQNGHLQATGFDARGRKQYRYHDAWQEMRNHAKFDQLIDFATALPKIRRTLRRHMDGPLDDARTVLAALSTLLDQASLRVGNATYVEENGTYGATTLLKRHLKLRDEGIELRFMGKGGKRVVRRLRSPRLQRLLEDIADLPGRQLFVSRDANGDLHPIDSGRLNRYLADISGAPISAKTFRTWAGSVAAFAEARLTLAEGRRPSVKRMCEAAADVLHNTPAVCRKSYVHPDIIALADSESKINLRRLEALPRQSSLLRAEEDRLLRFLQYAARAKRRAT
- a CDS encoding DUF3309 family protein: MLGTILLIVLILLLIGAFPSWPHSTNWGYGPSGILGVLVVVLLILLLLGRI
- a CDS encoding response regulator translates to MNGGQRSVFVVEDEYLLAIQIQDDLQAAGFDVIGPFTSLRSSIAAAKRETPQAATLDVNLNGEFVYPVADELLARGVPVLLLTGYAASDLPEQYRNLPRLSKPFNSRDLIRTVEGLLAGK
- a CDS encoding flavohemoglobin expression-modulating QEGLA motif protein: MKSAATPRDHSARDHQEAGHRAPDDVWLGEVIACLEAGKAVRREFAEGGRLHIDRPLPFLCVFIAEAKQAVVAREITQSNASYLMAPDAAAAAAVIEAVGSALRQRLGAFFVLEYGELERDEAPAKDAPYLPLFTIEVTAGEDPAAEAAANAFLGSVSTIEGKFRTAHMDLLSPPPQDANGKALTAFPHISVRFAPIYREPGTRRIYPELRERLIANIFDAGLKALAAATQCATDTRVSTHRAFGRKTFVETVARTDRAIDEIASSFDFLLAVTPINADAAWAEFVSSRYEVGPRLLYRPLTLEVEAAKKKLFSISFEHLEDPLLYALYRQKQQELDLQLSMISARESRTFVEFGRALYGPVEAKLLDVATDILVQTQKRTGKPGQKPAADNVDCDYVRNRAQTMVSAYKRQYADFTASVELRDDIPAGLLVSRSQLLISRSTAMSRHRVEALLNHEIGVHLLTYFNGSAQGLRLFRSGLAGYEGMQEGLAVFAEYLSGGMTLGRLRLIAARVIACAAMLNGALFPETYRLLVDQHWFQPDDAFNIVLRIYRGGGLAKDAIYLRGLLQLLAHLAAGGSLEPFWMGKIAASHFAAMQELSLRGLLGAPAVRPIFLDDAHARARLDRARGGITPLDMVAE
- a CDS encoding N-formylglutamate amidohydrolase — encoded protein: MLDRTGDKRQDFDEDSWWTVHRGDSPVVATAIHDGHGLRADLRSLIALADEERLREEDPYTAFIIQDLVNRVIVHRSRFEVDLNRARDGAVYVDPLQAWGLTVWRDALPHELHEGSLVLHDEYYRMLRSMLLSIERRHGSFVVLDVHSYNHRRGGSTATPSDPEGAPEINIGTHSMNRDRWADVLATLLETFRRFEFQGRRFDVRENVAFQGRGEQTRFIHEYFPQTGCAIAIEFKKFFMDEWTGEPDFEVLEALRALVASTVPDLVKTLDARR